One window from the genome of Mauremys mutica isolate MM-2020 ecotype Southern chromosome 4, ASM2049712v1, whole genome shotgun sequence encodes:
- the ARG2 gene encoding arginase-2, mitochondrial isoform X4: MPRNACCRGCRVYDFGDLSFTQVPNDELYNNLVKYPRSVGLASQVLADAVSGAVAAGHSCVTMGGDHSLALGSISGHTRQCPHLCVIWVDAHADINTPLTTQSGNLHGQPVSFLLRELQDKMPLLPGFSWLKPCLSTSDIVYIGLRDVDPAEHYILKNYDIQYYSMRDIDRLGIQKVMERTFEQLMSRRQRPIHLSFDIDAFDPSLAPATGTPVLGGLTYREGMYITEEIHNTGLLSAVDLVEVNPLLGASQEEVNATASLAVDVLATCFGHTREGAHTVFDELPTPNSPDESDSEEQVRI; the protein is encoded by the exons GTTGCCGAGTGTACGACTTTGGAGATCTGAGTTTCACTCAAGTGCCCAATGACGAGCTGTACAACAACCTGGTCAAATACCCACGCTCTGTGGGATTAGCCAGCCAGGTGCTGGCTGACGCTGTGAgcggagcagtggctgctggacaTAGCTGTGTAACTATGGGAGGTGACCATAG CTTGGCGCTTGGTTCCATCAGTGGCCACACACGGCAGTGCCCTCACCTCTGTGTGATCTGGGTGGATGCACACGCCGATATCAACACCCCTCTCACAACTCAATCTGGAAACCTCCATGGACAGCCAGTCTCATTTCTGTTACGAGAGCTCCAGGATAAA ATGCCACTGCTTCCTGGCTTTTCTTGGCTAAAGCCCTGCCTCTCAACATCTGATATTGTCTACATTGGTCTGAGGGATGTGGATCCTGCTGAACA CTATATTTTGAAGAACTATGACATTCAGTATTACTCAATGAGAGATATTGATCGCCTTGGAATCCAGAAAGTTATGGAAAGGACATTTGAACAACTAATGAGCAG GAGACAAAGACCAATTCATCTGAGCTTTGACATTGATGCTTTTGATCCTTCACTGGCTCCAGCAACAGGGACGCCTGTTTTAGGTGGATTAACATATCGGGAAGGCATGTACATTACGGAGGAAATACACAATACAG GATTGCTTTCAGCTGTGGACCTGGTTGAAGTAAACCCATTGCTTGGAGCCTCGCAGGAGGAAGTGAATGCTACAGCCAGTCTTGCAGTGGATGTGCTAGCAACGTGCTTTGGGCACACAAGAGAAGGAGCACATACTGTTTTTGATGAACTCCCAACACCTAATTCACCAGATGAATCAGACAGTGAAGAGCAAGTGAGGATTTAG
- the ARG2 gene encoding arginase-2, mitochondrial isoform X1, which produces MSLRSSFARLLRKQAGSTLQLQKPAHSVALIGAPFSRGQKRRGVDHGPAAIRNAGLTERLSGLGCRVYDFGDLSFTQVPNDELYNNLVKYPRSVGLASQVLADAVSGAVAAGHSCVTMGGDHSLALGSISGHTRQCPHLCVIWVDAHADINTPLTTQSGNLHGQPVSFLLRELQDKMPLLPGFSWLKPCLSTSDIVYIGLRDVDPAEHYILKNYDIQYYSMRDIDRLGIQKVMERTFEQLMSRRQRPIHLSFDIDAFDPSLAPATGTPVLGGLTYREGMYITEEIHNTGLLSAVDLVEVNPLLGASQEEVNATASLAVDVLATCFGHTREGAHTVFDELPTPNSPDESDSEEQVRI; this is translated from the exons GCAGCAGCTTCGCCCGGCTCCTGCGGAAGCAGGCGGGCTCCACGCTGCAGCTCCAGAAACCTGCCCACTCCGTGGCGCTGATCGGAGCCCCGTTCTCCAGGGGGCAG aagagaagaggggtGGACCACGGCCCCGCTGCCATAAGGAACGCGGGGCTGACGGAGCGGCTCTCCGGCTTGG GTTGCCGAGTGTACGACTTTGGAGATCTGAGTTTCACTCAAGTGCCCAATGACGAGCTGTACAACAACCTGGTCAAATACCCACGCTCTGTGGGATTAGCCAGCCAGGTGCTGGCTGACGCTGTGAgcggagcagtggctgctggacaTAGCTGTGTAACTATGGGAGGTGACCATAG CTTGGCGCTTGGTTCCATCAGTGGCCACACACGGCAGTGCCCTCACCTCTGTGTGATCTGGGTGGATGCACACGCCGATATCAACACCCCTCTCACAACTCAATCTGGAAACCTCCATGGACAGCCAGTCTCATTTCTGTTACGAGAGCTCCAGGATAAA ATGCCACTGCTTCCTGGCTTTTCTTGGCTAAAGCCCTGCCTCTCAACATCTGATATTGTCTACATTGGTCTGAGGGATGTGGATCCTGCTGAACA CTATATTTTGAAGAACTATGACATTCAGTATTACTCAATGAGAGATATTGATCGCCTTGGAATCCAGAAAGTTATGGAAAGGACATTTGAACAACTAATGAGCAG GAGACAAAGACCAATTCATCTGAGCTTTGACATTGATGCTTTTGATCCTTCACTGGCTCCAGCAACAGGGACGCCTGTTTTAGGTGGATTAACATATCGGGAAGGCATGTACATTACGGAGGAAATACACAATACAG GATTGCTTTCAGCTGTGGACCTGGTTGAAGTAAACCCATTGCTTGGAGCCTCGCAGGAGGAAGTGAATGCTACAGCCAGTCTTGCAGTGGATGTGCTAGCAACGTGCTTTGGGCACACAAGAGAAGGAGCACATACTGTTTTTGATGAACTCCCAACACCTAATTCACCAGATGAATCAGACAGTGAAGAGCAAGTGAGGATTTAG
- the ARG2 gene encoding arginase-2, mitochondrial isoform X2: protein MPAAEILPDHAGACQDERVFLRSGLFKRRGVDHGPAAIRNAGLTERLSGLGCRVYDFGDLSFTQVPNDELYNNLVKYPRSVGLASQVLADAVSGAVAAGHSCVTMGGDHSLALGSISGHTRQCPHLCVIWVDAHADINTPLTTQSGNLHGQPVSFLLRELQDKMPLLPGFSWLKPCLSTSDIVYIGLRDVDPAEHYILKNYDIQYYSMRDIDRLGIQKVMERTFEQLMSRRQRPIHLSFDIDAFDPSLAPATGTPVLGGLTYREGMYITEEIHNTGLLSAVDLVEVNPLLGASQEEVNATASLAVDVLATCFGHTREGAHTVFDELPTPNSPDESDSEEQVRI from the exons aagagaagaggggtGGACCACGGCCCCGCTGCCATAAGGAACGCGGGGCTGACGGAGCGGCTCTCCGGCTTGG GTTGCCGAGTGTACGACTTTGGAGATCTGAGTTTCACTCAAGTGCCCAATGACGAGCTGTACAACAACCTGGTCAAATACCCACGCTCTGTGGGATTAGCCAGCCAGGTGCTGGCTGACGCTGTGAgcggagcagtggctgctggacaTAGCTGTGTAACTATGGGAGGTGACCATAG CTTGGCGCTTGGTTCCATCAGTGGCCACACACGGCAGTGCCCTCACCTCTGTGTGATCTGGGTGGATGCACACGCCGATATCAACACCCCTCTCACAACTCAATCTGGAAACCTCCATGGACAGCCAGTCTCATTTCTGTTACGAGAGCTCCAGGATAAA ATGCCACTGCTTCCTGGCTTTTCTTGGCTAAAGCCCTGCCTCTCAACATCTGATATTGTCTACATTGGTCTGAGGGATGTGGATCCTGCTGAACA CTATATTTTGAAGAACTATGACATTCAGTATTACTCAATGAGAGATATTGATCGCCTTGGAATCCAGAAAGTTATGGAAAGGACATTTGAACAACTAATGAGCAG GAGACAAAGACCAATTCATCTGAGCTTTGACATTGATGCTTTTGATCCTTCACTGGCTCCAGCAACAGGGACGCCTGTTTTAGGTGGATTAACATATCGGGAAGGCATGTACATTACGGAGGAAATACACAATACAG GATTGCTTTCAGCTGTGGACCTGGTTGAAGTAAACCCATTGCTTGGAGCCTCGCAGGAGGAAGTGAATGCTACAGCCAGTCTTGCAGTGGATGTGCTAGCAACGTGCTTTGGGCACACAAGAGAAGGAGCACATACTGTTTTTGATGAACTCCCAACACCTAATTCACCAGATGAATCAGACAGTGAAGAGCAAGTGAGGATTTAG
- the ARG2 gene encoding arginase-2, mitochondrial isoform X3, with translation MHQNPEPKAVGCRVYDFGDLSFTQVPNDELYNNLVKYPRSVGLASQVLADAVSGAVAAGHSCVTMGGDHSLALGSISGHTRQCPHLCVIWVDAHADINTPLTTQSGNLHGQPVSFLLRELQDKMPLLPGFSWLKPCLSTSDIVYIGLRDVDPAEHYILKNYDIQYYSMRDIDRLGIQKVMERTFEQLMSRRQRPIHLSFDIDAFDPSLAPATGTPVLGGLTYREGMYITEEIHNTGLLSAVDLVEVNPLLGASQEEVNATASLAVDVLATCFGHTREGAHTVFDELPTPNSPDESDSEEQVRI, from the exons ATGCACCAGAATCCTGAGCCAAAAGCTGTAG GTTGCCGAGTGTACGACTTTGGAGATCTGAGTTTCACTCAAGTGCCCAATGACGAGCTGTACAACAACCTGGTCAAATACCCACGCTCTGTGGGATTAGCCAGCCAGGTGCTGGCTGACGCTGTGAgcggagcagtggctgctggacaTAGCTGTGTAACTATGGGAGGTGACCATAG CTTGGCGCTTGGTTCCATCAGTGGCCACACACGGCAGTGCCCTCACCTCTGTGTGATCTGGGTGGATGCACACGCCGATATCAACACCCCTCTCACAACTCAATCTGGAAACCTCCATGGACAGCCAGTCTCATTTCTGTTACGAGAGCTCCAGGATAAA ATGCCACTGCTTCCTGGCTTTTCTTGGCTAAAGCCCTGCCTCTCAACATCTGATATTGTCTACATTGGTCTGAGGGATGTGGATCCTGCTGAACA CTATATTTTGAAGAACTATGACATTCAGTATTACTCAATGAGAGATATTGATCGCCTTGGAATCCAGAAAGTTATGGAAAGGACATTTGAACAACTAATGAGCAG GAGACAAAGACCAATTCATCTGAGCTTTGACATTGATGCTTTTGATCCTTCACTGGCTCCAGCAACAGGGACGCCTGTTTTAGGTGGATTAACATATCGGGAAGGCATGTACATTACGGAGGAAATACACAATACAG GATTGCTTTCAGCTGTGGACCTGGTTGAAGTAAACCCATTGCTTGGAGCCTCGCAGGAGGAAGTGAATGCTACAGCCAGTCTTGCAGTGGATGTGCTAGCAACGTGCTTTGGGCACACAAGAGAAGGAGCACATACTGTTTTTGATGAACTCCCAACACCTAATTCACCAGATGAATCAGACAGTGAAGAGCAAGTGAGGATTTAG